From one Aeropyrum camini SY1 = JCM 12091 genomic stretch:
- a CDS encoding MmgE/PrpD family protein, with the protein MGETIARTMAKWVYSLKFSDIPGEVVEEVKKRIVDTAGVAVGAFNEEPVKISRSIALGTTGSRISSLVWGTLSYASADQAAFTNGCAARYFDFNDTYLSKEALHPSDTIPALVAAAEIVDADGKSLVEGIVAAYEIAARLADSYSVRSRGWDHTVYIGIASAAGAAKILGLDENGIEHAINIATTTGLALRQTRAGELSMWKGCAAAHAARNGLFSALLAWKGMTGPSPVFEGKFGFFKVALCGDKFELAPLGEGGFKVMQTSIKYWPVEYHSMSAVEAALRLREKAGEIKPDDIESVEVETFTVSYKIIVEDPEKWDPKTRETADHSLPYIVAASLLDGRVWLETFKPERFLAEDVRKVMKKTSIRVNPKYDEIYPEGIGNKIRVRLKDGRTLEEESIYPPGHFRNPLDRGGVEAKFNKLLEGLVPEERRREFLGDAWNIENLRRPFEIFRSLSVME; encoded by the coding sequence TTGGGCGAGACTATAGCTAGAACCATGGCAAAATGGGTTTACTCTCTGAAGTTTAGCGATATACCAGGCGAGGTAGTGGAAGAGGTTAAGAAGAGAATAGTGGATACAGCTGGTGTAGCCGTGGGAGCCTTTAACGAGGAACCAGTGAAAATCTCCAGGTCAATAGCATTGGGCACTACCGGCTCGAGAATATCCTCCCTAGTCTGGGGCACCCTAAGCTATGCATCAGCAGACCAGGCCGCATTCACCAACGGCTGTGCAGCCAGGTATTTCGACTTCAACGACACCTATCTGTCGAAGGAGGCTCTCCACCCGAGCGACACTATACCAGCCCTCGTGGCTGCGGCCGAGATAGTAGATGCAGACGGTAAAAGCCTCGTTGAGGGTATAGTAGCCGCCTACGAGATAGCCGCCCGCCTTGCTGACAGCTACAGCGTTAGATCCAGGGGTTGGGATCACACAGTGTATATCGGGATAGCCAGCGCTGCCGGTGCAGCCAAGATACTTGGTTTAGACGAGAATGGTATAGAGCATGCAATAAACATAGCAACGACCACAGGCTTGGCCCTTAGGCAGACTAGGGCGGGGGAGCTTAGCATGTGGAAAGGCTGCGCCGCCGCCCATGCAGCCAGAAACGGTCTCTTCTCAGCGCTCCTAGCATGGAAGGGTATGACAGGTCCTAGCCCGGTGTTCGAAGGCAAGTTCGGGTTCTTTAAAGTAGCTCTATGCGGGGACAAGTTCGAGCTGGCGCCGCTCGGTGAAGGCGGGTTTAAGGTCATGCAAACCAGCATAAAATACTGGCCAGTAGAGTACCACTCCATGAGCGCGGTAGAAGCTGCCCTCAGGCTGAGGGAGAAAGCTGGAGAAATAAAGCCAGACGACATTGAGAGCGTCGAGGTTGAGACGTTTACCGTAAGCTACAAGATAATAGTTGAGGACCCGGAGAAGTGGGATCCAAAGACGAGGGAGACGGCAGACCATAGTCTACCATATATTGTTGCTGCATCCCTCTTAGACGGTCGTGTATGGCTGGAAACGTTCAAGCCGGAGAGATTTCTGGCCGAGGATGTGAGGAAGGTGATGAAGAAGACTAGTATAAGGGTTAACCCCAAGTATGACGAGATATACCCCGAAGGCATAGGTAACAAGATTAGAGTTCGCCTAAAGGACGGCCGCACACTAGAGGAAGAGTCAATATATCCGCCGGGCCACTTCAGGAACCCGCTCGACAGAGGTGGAGTTGAGGCAAAGTTTAACAAACTGCTAGAAGGCCTAGTGCCCGAGGAGAGGAGGAGGGAGTTCCTGGGGGACGCGTGGAACATAGAGAACCTCAGACGCCCCTTCGAAATATTTAGGTCACTCTCGGTGATGGAATAA
- a CDS encoding sulfide-dependent adenosine diphosphate thiazole synthase: MMFAKVNEADVTEAILEGFYNTLKRHLRSDVIVVGAGPAGLTAAWRLAEAGARVLLVEQNNYLGGGLWLGGYFMNPVTIRAPAERILDELGVPYETVKQGLFSTKGPLLAAKLVARALEAGAEVLNLTMLDDVIVEDGKVSGVVVNWSPVQALPRQITCVDPVGLRAEYVVDATGHDAVVARKLAERGLVNASRLGPMWVERSEDLVVEKTGEVYPGLVIAGIAVAEVYGLPRMGPTFGAMLLSGEKAALIIGEKLGLKVKVAAAPAL; this comes from the coding sequence ATGATGTTCGCGAAGGTTAATGAGGCCGATGTTACGGAGGCCATACTAGAAGGCTTCTACAACACTCTAAAGAGGCATCTCAGGAGCGATGTTATAGTGGTCGGCGCTGGACCGGCCGGGCTCACAGCCGCGTGGAGGCTGGCAGAAGCGGGAGCTAGAGTTCTCCTAGTAGAGCAGAACAACTACCTCGGTGGCGGGCTCTGGCTGGGAGGCTACTTCATGAACCCTGTAACAATAAGGGCTCCAGCCGAGAGAATACTGGACGAGCTTGGCGTCCCCTATGAGACCGTGAAGCAGGGCCTCTTCAGTACTAAGGGGCCTCTCCTAGCCGCAAAACTGGTAGCAAGAGCCCTGGAAGCCGGAGCGGAGGTCCTCAACCTAACGATGCTCGACGACGTTATAGTAGAGGACGGAAAGGTCTCAGGAGTCGTCGTTAATTGGAGCCCTGTCCAGGCCCTGCCACGTCAAATAACATGTGTAGATCCGGTGGGCCTGAGGGCGGAGTATGTCGTCGACGCTACTGGACACGACGCCGTGGTAGCTAGGAAGCTGGCTGAGAGGGGGCTAGTAAATGCTTCTAGGCTAGGCCCAATGTGGGTTGAAAGGAGTGAGGATCTTGTTGTAGAGAAGACTGGTGAGGTGTATCCCGGCCTTGTTATCGCGGGTATAGCTGTAGCTGAGGTGTACGGACTGCCGAGGATGGGGCCGACCTTCGGTGCCATGCTACTTTCCGGGGAGAAGGCTGCATTAATCATCGGTGAGAAGCTCGGCCTAAAAGTTAAGGTGGCCGCGGCTCCAGCCCTCTAG
- a CDS encoding NfeD family protein: MKAGGVKRFLPLLAAAVLLLALALVYSSPHAQAQETGETTTVAASEQQVPGKADFESLVEECKAYEKKYGIMPEGTPYDRVVGPKALVIRIEGTIDNAMKDYLEQSIRRAESENAVLIVELNTPGGFVDAATEMVVTISKARVPVVGYVVEKWAESAGTMILMSTHIAAMQPGTIIGSVQPIAYDPTTGSYQPVLDSKIINPIVKTLCEHGATRGRNPEALVRFVLYNDNYGAEEALEKGVIDLIAQDRGELLRLLDGKVVRLPIGETVLIDTNGSYEVLEPDLRIRVLHSLSDPMLSGILLSIGALALLFSIASGNLPGIALGGFLLVLGLVGSGFSPNTAALILIVGGSILVFIELYTPGFGIIGGTGIAMLVFGVILLPIRGEGFAVSESYTETLLYTTYALGITMGGLTAFVVYKVVKARRAPQALWKLKGAVGEAVDDIPEGGTGFVLVEGEYWKAKAVTPVARGDKIVVVDKEGPYLVVKKAEEDAEKKGTLKR; the protein is encoded by the coding sequence ATGAAGGCGGGTGGAGTGAAGCGGTTTTTACCCCTTCTGGCCGCTGCAGTCCTCCTGCTAGCACTAGCCCTAGTCTACTCCTCCCCGCATGCGCAGGCGCAGGAGACAGGTGAGACTACAACCGTGGCTGCCAGTGAGCAGCAAGTCCCAGGTAAGGCTGATTTCGAAAGTCTAGTTGAGGAGTGTAAGGCTTACGAGAAGAAGTATGGTATCATGCCGGAGGGCACTCCGTATGATAGGGTGGTGGGCCCTAAGGCTCTGGTTATTAGGATAGAGGGTACTATTGATAATGCTATGAAAGACTACCTTGAACAGTCTATCAGGAGGGCGGAGAGCGAGAACGCGGTTCTCATAGTCGAGCTTAACACCCCCGGCGGCTTCGTGGATGCTGCCACTGAGATGGTTGTCACCATATCCAAAGCCAGGGTCCCAGTCGTGGGGTATGTCGTTGAGAAGTGGGCGGAGAGCGCAGGAACTATGATACTAATGTCCACGCATATAGCTGCTATGCAGCCCGGCACCATAATAGGCTCTGTACAGCCTATAGCATACGACCCCACCACCGGCAGCTACCAGCCCGTTCTTGACTCGAAGATCATTAACCCTATAGTCAAGACCTTATGCGAGCACGGGGCGACCAGAGGCAGGAACCCCGAGGCCCTTGTCAGGTTCGTCCTGTACAACGACAACTATGGCGCTGAGGAGGCTCTGGAGAAGGGTGTTATAGACCTTATAGCCCAGGATAGGGGCGAGCTACTCCGCCTCCTCGACGGGAAGGTGGTAAGGCTGCCTATAGGCGAAACTGTGCTCATAGACACCAACGGCAGCTACGAAGTCCTCGAGCCCGACCTGAGGATAAGAGTTCTACACTCCCTCTCCGACCCAATGCTCTCAGGCATACTCTTGAGCATAGGCGCTTTGGCCCTGCTATTCAGCATCGCAAGCGGAAACCTCCCAGGCATTGCGCTTGGGGGCTTCCTGCTTGTTCTCGGCCTCGTGGGCTCGGGCTTCAGCCCTAACACAGCCGCCCTAATACTCATAGTGGGAGGGTCGATACTCGTCTTCATAGAGCTGTACACACCAGGATTTGGAATAATAGGGGGTACTGGCATAGCCATGCTAGTCTTCGGTGTCATACTACTCCCAATAAGAGGCGAGGGATTCGCCGTCAGCGAGAGCTACACGGAAACCCTCCTCTACACTACCTACGCCCTGGGCATCACAATGGGCGGCCTCACAGCGTTTGTCGTGTACAAGGTTGTCAAGGCTAGGAGGGCTCCCCAGGCTTTATGGAAGCTTAAAGGGGCTGTGGGAGAAGCGGTGGACGATATCCCAGAAGGCGGGACAGGCTTTGTATTAGTGGAGGGTGAGTATTGGAAGGCGAAAGCTGTTACACCGGTGGCTAGGGGAGATAAGATAGTTGTTGTCGATAAGGAGGGTCCGTACCTGGTGGTGAAAAAGGCAGAGGAAGATGCTGAGAAAAAGGGGACACTCAAGCGCTAA
- a CDS encoding slipin family protein, with product MIIPGVNVLLGQALIPVGVALLIILILLSMSIKIVREYERAVIFRLGRLIGVKGPGLFLIIPFVDTLVKVDLRIVTVDIPEQRTITKDNVTVGVDAVVYYKVFDPEKAVVRIENYHYAVVMLAQTTLRDVIGQVELDDLLTKREEINKKLQEILDQLTDPWGIKVTAVTIKEVKLPESMLRAMAKQAEAERWRRARIIEAEGERQAAKIMAEAAEFYEKHPAALRLRELQTLIEVAKEKNLVVVTPLKMGTDDMMGLMAQSMQGRIIERRE from the coding sequence ATGATAATACCAGGAGTTAACGTCCTCCTAGGCCAGGCACTGATACCAGTAGGAGTAGCACTGCTAATCATACTTATACTGCTGTCGATGAGCATAAAGATAGTCAGGGAGTATGAGAGAGCTGTCATCTTCAGGCTTGGAAGGCTTATAGGGGTTAAAGGCCCTGGGCTATTCCTCATAATCCCCTTTGTAGACACCCTTGTAAAAGTCGACCTTAGAATAGTGACTGTTGACATTCCGGAGCAGAGGACTATAACCAAGGATAACGTGACTGTTGGTGTCGATGCCGTCGTCTACTACAAGGTCTTCGACCCGGAGAAAGCTGTTGTTAGGATAGAGAACTACCACTACGCTGTAGTCATGCTGGCGCAGACTACTCTCAGGGACGTTATAGGACAGGTAGAGCTTGATGACCTCCTCACTAAACGTGAGGAGATTAACAAGAAGCTACAGGAGATTCTGGACCAGCTAACAGATCCGTGGGGGATTAAAGTAACGGCTGTCACGATAAAGGAGGTTAAGCTGCCGGAATCCATGCTAAGAGCGATGGCGAAGCAGGCCGAGGCAGAGAGGTGGAGGAGGGCTAGAATCATAGAGGCCGAGGGAGAGAGGCAGGCTGCCAAGATAATGGCTGAGGCAGCCGAGTTTTACGAGAAGCACCCGGCAGCGCTGAGGCTGAGGGAGCTGCAGACACTCATAGAGGTGGCTAAGGAGAAGAACCTGGTGGTGGTGACACCACTTAAAATGGGGACGGATGACATGATGGGCCTCATGGCCCAGAGTATGCAGGGTAGGATAATAGAGAGGAGAGAATGA
- the tatC gene encoding Sec-independent protein translocase TatC has product MGAGAVAEEERVEENRDIEADVWFHVQELIMRLRKVAIAFVVASIIVPLVPVSITPYVPLLTVFTKYFINSVVPSSVDVLGYHVEVRLIQTSPFAGLSLLIKTALLMGLLVVSPLLAYELYAFIKPALYPHEDRFVRTLGPIAVGLFILGALIAFKVILPLGYAISFITSVVLIGDKLVAFADVNNILQTSILVIVGVGLLYETPVLLYGAVRAGIVSPNILSGDKGRMVLLGLLALGAVISPDGTGLGMLVLTLPLFIALKLAVWFGARSRKAAASEAPGLQP; this is encoded by the coding sequence TTGGGTGCGGGCGCTGTCGCTGAAGAGGAGCGGGTTGAGGAGAATAGGGATATCGAGGCTGACGTATGGTTCCACGTTCAAGAGCTTATAATGCGGTTGAGAAAGGTTGCTATAGCTTTTGTTGTGGCATCGATAATCGTCCCATTGGTCCCGGTGAGTATAACCCCTTATGTTCCGCTGTTGACCGTGTTCACAAAGTACTTTATAAACTCGGTGGTACCCAGCTCTGTAGACGTCTTGGGGTACCATGTAGAGGTGAGGCTCATACAGACGAGCCCCTTCGCCGGCCTCTCCCTGCTTATAAAAACCGCGCTCCTCATGGGGCTACTAGTGGTTAGCCCCCTCCTGGCGTACGAGCTTTATGCGTTCATAAAGCCCGCGCTTTACCCTCATGAGGACAGGTTTGTCAGGACACTCGGCCCCATAGCAGTTGGCCTCTTCATTCTCGGGGCTCTAATAGCGTTTAAGGTTATTCTACCCCTAGGTTATGCTATAAGTTTTATCACAAGCGTTGTGCTTATAGGTGACAAGCTGGTAGCGTTCGCCGATGTCAATAACATACTGCAGACAAGCATACTCGTTATAGTTGGGGTTGGCCTACTGTACGAGACACCCGTTCTACTATATGGGGCCGTCAGGGCCGGGATAGTGAGCCCAAACATACTCTCAGGCGATAAGGGTAGGATGGTGCTCCTCGGCCTCTTGGCCTTAGGCGCGGTTATCAGCCCCGACGGCACGGGCCTTGGGATGCTCGTTCTAACTCTACCCCTGTTCATAGCATTGAAGCTGGCTGTATGGTTTGGGGCGCGGTCTAGGAAAGCGGCGGCCTCGGAGGCTCCCGGACTCCAGCCTTAA
- a CDS encoding Sec-independent protein translocase subunit TatA/TatB: MVLVDTVGVTELIIIFLIALIVFGPERLTEIARNLGTAVKEFRRAMSEAGEERRKKGLD; this comes from the coding sequence TTGGTTCTAGTCGACACCGTGGGTGTAACAGAGCTAATCATAATATTCCTTATAGCGTTAATAGTGTTTGGGCCCGAGAGGCTCACAGAGATAGCGAGAAACCTTGGGACCGCAGTAAAAGAGTTTAGACGCGCCATGTCAGAGGCGGGTGAGGAGAGGAGGAAGAAGGGTCTGGATTAA